Within the Halichoerus grypus chromosome 2, mHalGry1.hap1.1, whole genome shotgun sequence genome, the region ttaaggctgaacaatattccattgtatgtagaccacattttgcttatccattcatctattgatggatacttgggttacTTCTAAATTTTAGCTACTATGAATAATATTGCTATGAGGATGGGTGTAGAAATGTCTCtttgagactctgctttcaattcttttgggtatataccgagaagtggaattgctgaatcatatggtaattctatttttgattttttgaggaaattgcacactgttttccacagtggctgtaccattttacattcccaccaacaatgcacaagggtttcaAATATTTCACATCCCCatcaacatttatatattttgggtttttcatagtagccatcctaatgggtgtaaagtggtatctcattgttttggtttgcatttccctaacaatTAATgatgtgagcatcttttcatgtgcttattgtccACTTGTAACTTTTTTGGAATTACACATATGCCATTATAACCCCCCAAATAATCAGCTCTTTCATGGATACTACTGGTAGCTTATATAGACTGgtatttgtgtcccctcaaaattcttgcgttgaaacctaatccctagtgtgatggtatctggaggtagggctttggggaggtgattaggtcatgagggtgcagTCCTCATGAATGGCTTTAGTGCTTTGTAAAAGAAGCTGCAGAGaactccctcaccccttccaccatgtgagttACAGTAAAAAGACTGCGGTTTATGAACCCGGAAGCTTGCCCTCACCCAGACACCAAATCAGCTGGCACCTTTATCTCCAACTTCTCAGGCTCCAgaactaagaaataaatttctgttgtttacaagccactcagttcatggtattttgttacagtatcccaaatggactaagacagttATCCATGCCCTTTGCTCTCttctgacattttgttttttagtttagaGGCCCATCCTCTGAAACGGGAAGCTAAACCTTATTCATAGTTATAATAGGTTCTAATAGATCTAAACCAATAATGATAGTCTCATTCCTCTTGCGAGTTTACTTAGGAATATAGACTTGATAAGATGACTCAACCATGGTACTATCTTGAGTCAGATAACTCTTTGTTGTGGGGAAGAAAGCTGTTCTGTgtattgtaggatatttagcagcattcctggcctctacaCACTAGATACAAGTAGACCCACTCCCatagttgtgacaatcaaaaatgtcttcagacattaccaaatgtcacctcctccccaCCATACTGAAAATGGTATGGCTCAGGGTAGTCTCCTGGTGACTATTATTGTGCCAGGGATAGGTATATGATCTTAATTGGTGCAATCAGATTGGAAGATGAACTTTGGTTGGCGGAGCCACTCTCTGAACTTACCATGGACAAGGAAGGAAGTTCCCTGGTTACTGCTGGCAGATTTCTTGTGACCACAGACTTTAGAAGTTTACAAATGAGGGCAAAGCtgaaagaacaacagaaaaagtataaataaatgatcGTTCTCCAAAATTAGGAGGAAAACAATTTGTCCCAGGTCATGATTCTATCATGCCTAGAAGGCACATTACTTGAATCgcactgtccaatacagtaaCCACCAGCTACATGTGGCCCCTGGGCATTTGAAATATGgttagtccaaattgagatgtgctgtaagtgtaaaatacacaccaggtTTTGAAGATTTAGGAcaaaataagaatgtaaaatgtatCATTAATAATTACTACATTGATTATATGTGGAAATGATAGTTTGCATtaaggtaaataaaattattgaaatgaaTTTCACGTTTCTTTTTACCACTTTAATGTGGTTACTAGATAATTTAAGATCACATCAGTGGCTTTAATCTGTGGCTCAcaatatatttctattggacgGAGCTGCTCTAGACTATCTGGTTTTTAAGATAACGGATATTCTCTCCATGAGAGGCTATGGCCTCCAgcaatcaaactgagggttttggggggggtggggaaatgggtgagcccggtgatgggtattaaggagggcacgtattgcatggagcactaggtgttatatgcaaacaatgaatcatgcaacactacatcaaaaactaatgatgtactgtatggtgactaacataataaaaaaattataaaaaaagataacagaTTTCTAATTGTTTAAATCAGCGTAAATTAGGTTGGTCTTTTTTTCTATAGAAAACATCCTActtggggtgcctcggtggctcagttggttaagcgtctgcctttggctgaagtcaggatcctaggaccctaggatggagccccacatcgggctacctgcccctcccccagctcatgcttgctctctctctctctctcaaataaataaaatcttagaaaaacatTCTATTTGATACAGGAGACTGCTACATTTTAGCTaaccttgctctctctttctctctcaaataaataaaatcttagaaaaacatTCTATTTGATACAGAAGACTGCTACATTTTAGCtaacctgtttttttcttaagatttcatttttttgttttgttttacttccttaagtaatctctctctatacccaatgtggggctcaagctcatgaccccgagatcaagagttggatgctcctCCAACCgacccagccaggagcccctttaagattttatttttaagtaatctccccacacaacgtgggactcaaacttacaaccccaaggtcaagagtcacatgctctacctactgagccagggAGGCACCCCTGATAAgcttatatatgtttatataatgaTATACCAGTATATAAGTATACTTTTTTGGGGTGTCTGCAATTTCCTCACCCCTATAATTTTTGATCTCTAAAATATAAGCAGGGCTGCTTCCATCactcataattttttaatttccacaatATAAGGAACTTGAAAGTTTATTAAAGggaattttcaaacatacagcaTTAGCCTGATTGTGATACTTCTTTATTATAGGAAGGAAGTCGTGGGAGGACTTGTTACCTCACTGGGGAATTTTTTGCTCTCCCCAAATCTTTGGTTTGCTAGTATCACAGATATTTCATCGAACAACCACAGAAGTGTAATTCCTTCATCAATTTATAGTGTTTCTGTATGCCTAATggacttgattttttaaaaaacctggaTTTATCAATAGACATTAGGGTAATGGGTGATGTGGTAGAGCCCTTAGTTTTAGGATCAATGTAATTTTCCCTCAAAAAAACAGCatttacaaaatatgttaaaCTCAAAAGCAGAAAATATGTTTCAGGATTGAAGGAGGTAGTTACTTTAGGGGAAACTTCAGTTAATCCTTTTAATTATCTCTGACAATATTCCATTTAAAGGTTAGTAAccaaaatatatcataattttgGCAGATCAGAATTACATAGAATTTATCTTAAGTTATTGTCTATGACAAGGATATTTGAGCATCATAAAACCCAGGCAATTGAAATGCaaagttgttaagcgtctgccttcggctcaggtcatgatcccagggtcctggaattgagccctgcatcaggctccctgctcagtgggaagcctgcttctccctcacccactccccctgcttgtgctccctctctcgctgtgtctctgtcaaataaataaataaaatctttaaaaaaataaaatgcaaagcaatatttggattattttcatatatgtcaTTACATTATATCATATATGTCCTTACATTTTATATGGTTAAAGTCCTATGCAGAGGCCAGCAGATATCCTCTTATATGTCTAAAACAAGTAAAACCAGGTATAATTAAGGGACAGCACAGTGAAAAAAAGTTCAccttcaaaaagagaaaatagatgatCCTGGAAATTATAGTTAAATCAGCTAACATTCTTCAACAAAGAAAACTAATGCAGTTATTTGGAAGAACGTAATTTCTCCTTCAAACttaacaaaaaaaccaaactggtGTCAGGCCATTTTAATTTCCTCCCATGATACATAGTATCACAGTCTACCTAAACCAAAGAAGACACATTCACACACACTTTTAGCCAACCTCTCCACTCACAATTGGCACTGTCCTTGGCTAGagagaaaatgtatataaagtagATCTATCTCATTTTAAGGTGACtcagaatgtattttctttcacaAATTATTATTGGAATTAGactatatgtcattatatattatgTCATGAATCAACTGTTTCAttcaattagcaaatattttttgtgtgtctccCATGTTTTGGTACTAGGCACTGGGACACAATGAacacagaaaaccaaaaactCCTCTGATTATCGCAGAGCTTCCAATCTGGGGCAACAGCGATAGTAAGTGCcttaagaaataaagcaaattttgAAAGTATTAACCACATTTTAGGTGAGTTCTCTTAAATTTATATGCAGTTCATATTTTAgaagatagaaataaaattttaaagaccttGATGCTTTACCAAACTgatcctattaaaaaatgaatggaaatgaatAGGTGCAAGTGGCAACTGTTACATATTTAGGCCTAAATACTACAAAACATGCAAATGAATACCTCACTACCCATAGAAGAGACAAGCATTAAACAGTTTCAAAATAGTAGAcgtggaatgaaaaaaaattcctaactTAAAAATTACAGGCAAAAGCGTGATAGGGAGTAACACTTCAACTTTATTCTACTTCAATCAGATCATTCGTCAGACAACTCTGTCCTAAACGAGTATGTGCCTCCAGCAGAACACTTACTTCTCTGTTTACATTTATATCCACGTCAAAcgtattaaaaagaaatatcaccCATGTTGCCTTGGGGtccttcaaaacaaaaacagtccCTAAGGCACGGGTCCCCTCAGGGCATTTTCATAATCAACAAAACATACACTTAGAATTATATAGTGGTCAGCATGTCCTTCTCACTCCACTTATTTGGGTACTTTACAATCCACTATATGGTTAACTATAATTTCTTGTATCTGCTCCAGATTTGGATATACCGTGGGGAGCATCCGAGACGTTTCCAAAGGCAAAGACGCTTTCCGCACGGATGCCCTATCTCCGGCAATCACTCAGAAGCCTAGGAGCTATCCGGACCCACGGCGACCGGTAAAAGTTCTGGCTTAGCGGAGGATCTATATCTTTTCTGCAAGCATtgcctttaaatattttccaaacctatatctctttaaaaaaaaaaattatctttttctcgCGTTAAGTCAAATTATCGCGAGAGGCCAAGTCCCCGGATAGCGTAATTGCGCCTGCGCGCGCTGGAGCAACACGCACTTCCGCTTCAGTCGTGCTGTCACTCACAGCCGCCTTTCCCGCCCAGCGGTGTGACGTAGTGCTTTCTTCTCCGCTGGTTCTGCAGCTCCGGAGTGAAAGACGCTGAGTTGCCGGGCTGCGGAGCTTCCGAGTCTGGCGCTGCGAGCTGCGGATCTCGGCGAGATTTCGCACTGCCCGTCCTCGGCATTTCGTTATAATCGGTAGCGGATCACTTTCCTAAGACCCTGGAagaacaaaggaataaagaaggAGACGCTCGGCTCCCGGCCGTCTTGCTCTGAGTGGCTTTCTTTGCCGCTCGCTCCTGTTCGGAGAAGCTGGGTTTATAATCGTCACCGGATTGTAAGTACCCAAGGCGAAGAAAGCTTACTGCGTCCGGCTTTTTGAATACCTTTGTTCTGGGCGAGATTGTGGATTGGGAGTGTCTGCTGGGCCTTACTTTTTGTGTCAAAAATCATTCCGCAGAAATCGCCATTTGCTTTCCTGCTAGCTAGCTCCGTCTGCTTTGTCCGGCAGCGGCATCTAGAGGTCGGAACTTGCATTGCAGCTAATAGATTAAAGTGGACCTAACTGATTAGTGTTCCTAACGACTGGAATTTAGTCACAACGTATTTCTAAAGACTTGGGCCTTAATTCAAAATTAAGACCGAATAGACGCTTAGCCCCTGTTCTGCTTAAAACTTTTTTGTAATTAAGGATTTCAGTTCGTAACAAACTGGTCTTTCTAATTGTTGGCAATAGCTGGAACTTTTAGTGCAACAAGTGGTTGTTAGAGAAGTGAGTCTCAAAGACGTAAAGATGAGTAAGAGCAAAGATGATGCTCCTCACGAACTAGAGAGCCAGTTTATCTTACGGCTACCTCCTGAATACGCCTCTACTGTGAGGCGGGCAGTACAGTCTGGTCATGTCAACCTGAAGGACAGACTGACAATTGAGTTACACCCTGATGGACGTCATGGAATCGTCAGAGTGGACCGGGTCCCCTTGGCCTCAAAATTGGTAGATCTGCCGTGTGTTATggaaagtttgaaaaccattgatAAAAAAACCTTTTACAAGACAGCTGATATATGTCAGATGCTTGTCTCCACGGTTGATGGTGATCTCTATCCTCCTGTGGAGGAACCAGTTGCTACTACTGATCccaaagcaagcaagaaaaaggataaggacaaagagaaaaagtttATATGGAACCATGGAATTACTCTGCCTCTAAAAAATGTCAGAAAGAGAAGGTTCCGGAAGACAGCAAAGAAGAAGTATATTGAATCTCCAGATGTGGAGAAGGAAGTGAAGCGGTTGCTAAGTACAGATGCTGAAGCTGTGAGTACTCGTTGGGAGATAATTGCTGAagatgaaacaaaagaaacagaaaatcaaggCCTTGATATATCTTCTCCAGGAATGTCTGGTCACAGGCAGGGCCATGACTCATTAGAACATGATGAGCTTCGGGAGATATTCAATGACCTCAGCAGCAGCAGTGAAGATGAAGATGAGACGCAGCATCAAGATGAAGAAGATATAAACATCATCGACACTGAGGAAGATCTGGAAAGACAGCTACATGACAAGCTGAATGAATCAGATGAACAGCACCAAGAAAATGAGGGAACCAATCAGCTGGTTATGGGAATTCAGAAACAGATTGATAATATGAAAGGCAAACTCCAAGAAACCCAGGATAGGGCAAAACGACAGGAGGATCTCATTATGAAAGTGGAAAACCTGGCTCTCAAGAACAGATTTCAGGCTGTGCTGGATGAACTCAAACAAAAGGAAGACCGAGAAAAGGAGCAGCTCACCTCTTTGCAAGAAGAGCTGGAATCACTCCTCGAGAAGTGAGAAGAGCTCTCATACTTAATTTCATTCCTTAGGCTGCTCAGCATTGAAAGAAGAATCTTGGCTTTATCACTTGGACTAGATTTAACTGTGCAGTAGTTCTCATTTTCTCCACTGTCTTCTACTGAATTTGTCTTACAAATACATATGTGAATTGCTATCTCATTTTCTGTCAGAACCACTTTGCTATTTATCCTTTAGGAAGTAGGAATGTATAGACAGATAAATGATTGTCGGAAAATTGTAGGATTAGTGGAATAAACAGTTCAACCTTAGTAATCACAGCTTCACCGCAGGACTTTGCTGTTTCTCCATTTGCCATAAATGGCTGTTGCTTGTGATGCCATCCAAGATCAGAAGCGGAGTCGAGTCTGCAGATAGTGAAGCTGTTCGCATGTTTTCCCATGAAGTGGTAGCTATTTTCCCAGCTATTCAAAGCATTCTTATGTACGTAGGGTTGCACATCATTTCATAACGCTGTTTTAGCACAATAAATAAAAGCAACTAATTTTCACCTCATTGTGTGTCTTGCTTTTTTGGGGGT harbors:
- the TAF7 gene encoding transcription initiation factor TFIID subunit 7, with the protein product MSKSKDDAPHELESQFILRLPPEYASTVRRAVQSGHVNLKDRLTIELHPDGRHGIVRVDRVPLASKLVDLPCVMESLKTIDKKTFYKTADICQMLVSTVDGDLYPPVEEPVATTDPKASKKKDKDKEKKFIWNHGITLPLKNVRKRRFRKTAKKKYIESPDVEKEVKRLLSTDAEAVSTRWEIIAEDETKETENQGLDISSPGMSGHRQGHDSLEHDELREIFNDLSSSSEDEDETQHQDEEDINIIDTEEDLERQLHDKLNESDEQHQENEGTNQLVMGIQKQIDNMKGKLQETQDRAKRQEDLIMKVENLALKNRFQAVLDELKQKEDREKEQLTSLQEELESLLEK